The uncultured Eubacteriales bacterium region GGTCGCCCCGCCGACGAGAGCGTTATTCCCGTCGTAGACGCCGAAGGTAAACTCTTTATTGGTGGCAGCGCCCGTTACTGCCTTGGTAACTGTGATGCTGCCCTTGATCTGCTCGTTTTTCACCGTCAGAGTGTTGGTGCTTTCGCTGTAGTCAGCGCCGGGGTCAACACCGAGAAACAGGTTATAGATTCTATGCCAGAAATTATCGTCCTTCAGCTCCACCGTATAGTCCGTACTGGAGCTGACGGTGATGACGTAAGAGAGATCTGTGGGAGTAACGTAGCTTTCAGGGGCCGCGATCTCCTTTAAAGTATAGATTCCCGTCTGGCCAAAGGTGATTTTCACGGTGCCGTCGGCTTGGGTGGTGTATAGAGTTTCGATACTGTCGCCGTTCTTCGTCAGGAGGAAGGTTGCGCCGGGGAGGGGCTTGGTGAGGTCCGCGCCATCCACCTTCTTGATGGTCAGCTCCACGGGGGTCTTGATATCGGCGCCCATGTCCTTTTCGTATTGATTGGTGATGGTTATGGTGGTGCTGCCGCTCTTGGCGACGAGATGAGGGACATTAACCCCGGTCGGAGCGTTTGTATACGAGATGACCGTGTAATTGCTTTCCTCCACATAGTAGGAGCCTGTGGGAACGCCCGTGAGCGTCATGGAGCCGTTGGTCATCTGCCCATACGTGAAACTTTCATAGAACGTGCCGCCCTTGCCGTCTGTCCCGCCACTGTAAACGTTAAAGAGCGCGTCATCAGGCATTACATCCGCACTGTTCGCGCCAAAGGCCTTCGTGACGACCAGCGTCCCCGTGTCGCGGGTGTAGGTGTTGGTGGCGGTGAGTGCGGCGTTCGCGGTGGTGAGGGTGACGGAGGTGCTTACGCCGGTGTTGCCGCCGCTCCAGCTCACGCTGCTCAGGGTATAGTCCGGGATGTCGGCTGCGGATTCCTCAATGGCGTACGTGCCGGTGGGCAGGGATTTGCTGGTAGCAGTCCAGCCGTTGCCGGCGTTGACGGTCAGCGTGTCGACCACGGTAGCCCCGCTCTTTACCTGGAAGGTAAAGCTACCGGAGGGGGTCACGCCGTTGACGACCTTGTTGACCGTAATGGTACCCATCTCACGCGCATTCACGATGGTCAGGGTGTTGCCGTTCCAGCCGCCGCCTGTGCCGCCGGTGATGTTCTCGACGATCCATCCCCAGATGTTGGTGAAGATATTGCCGCTCTCTGGGGCTTTTACTGTGACAATCCCGTTCCTGTTGGCGGTCACGGTCCAGAAGGTGCTGCTCTTGGCATAGCCGCCGGGGGCGGTTTCCTCCACCAGGTAGAACGTTGCGGCCGTGCTGCCGATGGGCAGCGCGCTGCCGGGAACGGTAATGGTGGCGTAGCCGTCAGCCGCAGTGGTGGCAACACTTCCGACGGTGACGTTGTCAGCGCTTCCCGCAGAATAACTGGAGTAGAGCTGGAACACCGCACCCGCCAGCGGGCCGCCGCCGCCGTTTTCATCAGCCTTTTTATAGATAGTAAAGCTGGCGTCCTGGTTTTCATTCCCGGTGGGGACCCAGGTGTTGGTGAAGTTGTAACCGTTTTGCGTGGAGAGCCAATAGCCCGTTTCCGCGGTGCCGTCGGTCTCGTAAACGACAAAGCGGTTGCCGGACAAGGTGGCACCGGAGATAGCGGTCTCGGCAACGGTGTAGTTGATCAGACTGCCGTTGTCGTACTTGGGCAGGCCGCTGAACGTATAATCGCTGCCGTTCCAGGTAGGAGCAATGTTTAGCCCCACATTGTCGGCGTACAGCGTAATGGTTATGGCGGGCAGACTGCCGGTGTAGTCTTCGCGCGCCCACGTCTTGGTGCCGCTGACGCTGGTGGTCTTTTCCGCGTAATTGTTGACGAAACTGGTGGTCTGGGTGCCGCCGGTCTGTGTTACGCTTTCCGTGGTGCTTATGGCACCGGAGACTCCGTCGGCGGAGGGGGTGATGGTGAACAGGTTATCTAAAGTGGGATTGCTGTAGCCGGCCTCGGCAATGGTATAGCTGCCGGTGGGTAGGTTAGAAAAGGTCCACTGGTATACTCCGTTGATCAGGGCAAAGGAGATCACGGTATTGGTCCCGCTGATAAACTGCTCCTGCCTGGAGGTTAAATCGGAAAGACGAAGCGTTATGACCTTGGAGAAACCTGTCACGGTGATGGAAAAGCTGCTGGAGAGGGCGGCAATCTCTGCTTCGCTCAGCCCGGAGAACGCCTTTGTGACGTTCAGCGCGGCAGTAAGGGTCTGAGTGCTCTCCACTGTTGTGGTCAGGCCGGAGATGCTGAGGTCCATGCCCTTGCTGCTGGAGCCGCCGTCGCAGTTAACCCAGCCGGCTTTCCGCTGCGCTTCGGTAAAACTGACCTCAACATTCGGGTATACCGTTCCGTCGGTCCCCGTGATGGTCACGTAGGCGGTCACGTTCGTAACATTGCCGATGGCCGTGCGGGTAAAGGTTTGGTTCGTCCCCGCCCGGAATTCGTAGCCGCTAACGATAGAGTAATTCGAGCTTGTATGTGACGCCCCATTGCTGAACTTGATTACAACGTGGTCCACGGCGGTGACCGTGCCCGTGAAACGGGAGGTTGTCGAACTAATTATATTGCCGTTTTGATCCTTGACTATTGTGGTCTGGCTGAAGGTCACGTTTTCCACGCGGATGTCCACGTGGTTCACGGTGGCGTTTGTCGCCATCCAGCGGGCATAAAGAGTGGTATTCCCGGTGATGACGAATTGCTCCCCCGGCAGATAGAGTGTGTTGTTGCTTGTATTGGAGGCGGAGGTGCCCCAGCCCACGAACTCGTAGCCGCTGAGGGTAAGACCGTTGCTGCCCGGCACGGTGACCAAATCACCATACCAATAGGGGCCGCTGTTGGCGGGAGCTGTTCCGGAGCCGCTATTTTTATTAAAAGTCACGGAATAAGTCTGATAGGTCAGCGTATAGGCGGCGGTGGCGGTTTCCGTGCCGTTTTTGGCGGTGGCAGTCACGGTCGCGGTGCTGCCGGAGGATATGCCGCTTTTCCAAGTGAACAGGCCGTTTGAATCAATTGTTCCGTTGGTGCCGGAAACACTCCATGTGATGGCGGGGGCGGCAGAAAAGCCGCTGGGCGTGGCGTTTAGCTGCACCGTAGTATTGGTGGTGGCGCCCTGGGTGATGGTGACGCCGGTAACGGTGATGGTAGCGGATTCACCACTGCCAAACGAGATGGTGGCAGTACCGGCGCCAACGGCCCTCAAAGTGGCCCAACTCTTTGTGCTGCTGCTGCTTCCTCTCGCCGTGACGGTAGCAGCGCTGGTATTGCTGGAGAACCAGCTGCGGCCGCCTACACTGCCAGCATTGCTGTAAATATACAGTGAGTCGCCCACATTCAGGATTAAGCCGTCCAGGTCTTTGACTTTGGTCGTGCCGGTCAGCGAGCTGACCACGTAAACGGAAAAGCTCTCCGCTGCCACGGACACTTCCTGGGTCTCTGCTTCAAGATCGACGCTCACCGGCTCGCCCACGGGGATAGCTTCGCTGTTCACGTCTTCCATGTGGAAGACCTGGAGCTGGCTTGCCTCGTCGCTGATGAGGGCGCTGGCGGTCTCCACCGAGAAGACCACGCTGACAGGGTAGCCCTCGGCGGGCTGGAGCTCCTCGCCGCCGGGTCCGGTGAAGGTGATGTCAAAGGCCGCGGCGCTCTGGGGTTCGGCAAGCTCGTCAGCCAGCGCGTCGGTCACGGCGCTCTCCACTCTGCCCATGGGGATGCCCAGGAAGTTGTGGAACAGGGTGATGGGGGTGATGGTCAGCTCGGTGTTCTCGGGGAACGCGCCTTCAGGGGCGTCCACATAGACGGTCACACCCTTGGCGCTGGCGGAGCCGCTGATGGCGGGATAGGCTGCTTCGGAAGCAGGCGTCTCGGCGGGGGCTTCTTCGGAAATGGGACTCTCTTCGGGAACAGGGCTCTCTTCAGGCACGGAAGGCCCCTCGGGGACAACAATGTCGGAAGTCTCCTCGGGGATAGGACTCTCCCCGGGCACGGGGGCCTCTTCGGGGACGGGGTTCTCCGCGGGACTCTCAGGGGAGATGATGGCTTCAGCCGCGGGGAGATTGTCCCCGTCGGCGGCTATGGCGCTGACGGGCAGCATGCCCAGCAGCATCACCAGTGTCAGGAGCAGTGCGAGAGCTTTTTTACTTCTCTTTACGAACATCGTTTGTTCTCTCCTTTCCATTATGTGAAAGTGGAATTGAATGGGTCCTTTTCGGGATGTGTGTTGGTTCTATAGGGTGCAGAGGTCTTGCATGGGCTCCGGCGCTGTCTCCGGGTTGGCCGCCCCGTTGATCGTGCTGCCGATCAGCTTGAGCAGCTCCAGCACACTGCGGAAGGATTGAACCTTCTTCCCGCCCGTCCAGGTGACCGTGCCCTGCCAAGTGGCGTTTTGGTCATTGAGGATCTGGACAACAAAGGTTTCTCGCATAAGCCACTCCTTTCACCTGCGGGGGAACCCCTCTTTTTCTCTAGGTTTAATTTGAGTATGAAAGGTTTTGGTTACATTTCGGTTACATTTAGAAAAATAATCCAAAGAAAAATAACCCAAGTAAAAAAATTTAGATGTATCCCGAAAAGAGGACTACACAAAAGAGGGTATATGGGTTATAATTATTTCGAAATCATATAAATATTACCTCTCGGCATAGAAATGAGGTGCTGTTCGCATGGGAAAGAGGAGTTCCGCCGCGGCGAAAACCGTTTGCGTGACCATGCTGGGCAGTTTCCGTCTGCAGGTGGGCGACAATGTGATCACGGACGAGGAGGGTCGCTCGCAAAAGCTGTGGAGCGTCTTGTGCTACCTCATCGCCCACCGGGGCCGCAGCGTGCCCCAGGCCGAGTTTATCGAGATGTTCTGGCCGGAGGAGGACAACGCAAATCCCGTCAGCGCGCTCAAGACCCTGCTCTACCGGGCGCGCCTTTTGCTGGATCCACTGTTTGAAAAGGATTTGCCCTGCATCCTTTCCCAGCGTGGCGCCTACTCCTGGAATCCGGCCATCGCCTGTGAGGTTGACGCGGACTGGTTCGGGGAGCTGTGCCGCGAGGCGGGTGACCGCGCCCTCCCGGAGGAGCGGCGGATGGACCTCTACCGGCAGGCCGTGGCACTCTACCACGGGGACTACCTCTTCAAGCTCAGCGGCCAGATGTGGGTGGTACCCCTGAGCGCACGCTACCACGCCATGTACCTGGAGGCGGTCAAGGCCTATGCCGCCCTGCTGGAGCGTGCCCAAAAATTCGCGGAGATGGAGGAGCTGTGTACCCGGGCCAGCGCGCTGGATGCTCTGGATGAGGGGCTCCACACACTTACCGTCCGTGCGCTGCTGCGCCAGGGAAAGAATGCCGCCGCCCTCAGCCGCTATGAAAAGGCAACCGACCTGCTCTACCGCAATCTGGGCGTCCGCCCGTCCCAAGAGCTGCGGGGGCTCTACACCGAGATCATGGCGGTGGAGGAGGGCTTGGAGACCGACTTGGAGGTCATCCAGGAAGGACTCAGGGAGACAGCCGCCCGGCCTGGCGCGTTCGTATGCGAGTATGGTTTTTTTAAAGAGGCATACCGCCTCGAGGCCCGCCGGGCAAGGCGCAACGGCAATTGCGTGCACGTCGCCCTCCTGACCGTCTCCCTTCCTGACGGCGGCGTACCTCCGCTTGGGGTTCTGGGTGTCACCATGGATCAGCTGCTGGAAATCCTTCTCCATAATCTCCGCCGGGGTGACGTGGTGTCCAAGTACAGCGGGGCCCAGTATGTCGTTATGCTTCCCTCCGCCAACCTGGAGGACAGTACCATGGTCATGGAGCGGGTGGTGGCCGCCTTTTACCGGCAGCACCGCCGGAATTTCCTCAAGATCTTCTATAAACTGCGGGAGCTGGAGCTTGCTTGACCGGCCCCGAGGGTAAGGAGTTAATGAAACATCATGAAAAAGCGAACGCGCGCCGCCCTCGGCATGTTCTTCCTGGCTGTGGCCTGCCTCGCCCTCGGGGCGGGCCTGGCCCTGCTGTGGCGGAGCGGTGCCGCTGTGCCGCCCGAGGCCCCTCAGCTCAGCGCCTCGCCCCCTGGCGTTTCCGCGTTCGCACCGGGCCCCTCAGCCGCGCCGACGCTCACCCCGACGCCGACGCCCTCCGTCACCTCCGCGCCGGAGCCTCTGGACAACCCGGCAATCATCGATAATGGTCTCCCAAAGGACAAGCTGTACGTCACCGCCACGCGCAAGACCTATACCGACGGCTCTCTGCGCCTCATCATCCCCAAGCTTGGGGTAGACATCCCCGTCCTCAATGGCGTGGACGCAGCGACCCTCCTGCGTGGCGTCGGGCTGTACGACTACGCCCAGCTCCCCGCCGAGGGGGGTGCCAACGTCTCTATCGCAGGCCATCGCAACGGCTTGCGAGGCGGGAAGATTACCGACGATATGCCCTTTTACTATGTGAACACCCTGACCGAGGGGGATTATCTCTACCTCACCCACGGGGGGAACATTTACCAGTATCAGTGGGAGTGCACCGAGGTAATCGAGCCCAGCAACTGGGGCCCCATTTATAACCAGGGCTATGGCTGCGTCACCCTCACCACCTGCACACCTATCGGCGTGGCCGACCACCGCCTGCTGGTGCGGGGTGCGCTGGTGAATACCCTGCCGCTGAGCGAAACTTATGCGTACCCTTCCAGCGTAACAGAGGAGACTGATTGAGATGAAAAAGAGCAGACGAAATCGCCTGGGCGCCGCCGTACTTGCGCTGGCGCTGACGGCTTGCGCCCTGGGCGCCGCGTCCGCCAAGACCTCGACCATGCCTACGAAAGTCGAGACCAAGACCGGCGTCGCCGTCTACTCCAATGCCAAGGCGTCCATTGACGCATCCAATCTGGCGGAGGGGTACCTCATGGTGAAGTACACCGGCGGTAAGGACGTGAAGATCAAGGTGCAGATTACCAGGGACAGCGGCACCACCTATACCTATAATCTCAACAACAAGGGTTCCGCCGAGACCCTGCCGCTCACCGAGGGGGACGGAAAGTACACCGTCAAGGTCTACGAGAACACTACGGGCACCAAATACGCCCAGGCCTACAGCACTACCGTGACCATGAAACTGCGCAATGAATTTCTCCCCTTCCTGTACTCCAACCAGTTTGTCAACTACACCGAAAGATCCGCGGTGGTGACCAAGGCCGCCGAGCTAACGAAGGACGCTGCCACAGATCTCACCCGCATCCAGAGCATCTATGACTTCGTCATTCAGAACTTTACATACGACTACGAACTGGCCAAAGCCGTTCAGAGCGGCTATCTGCCCGACGTGGACAAGGTCCTAGCCGATAAGAAGGGTATCTGTTTTGATTACGCGGCGGTGATGGCCGCCATGCTCCGCGCCCAGAACATCCCCTCCAAGCTGGTGGTGGGGTATGCGGGCACCACCTATCATGCCTGGATCGACGTGTATATCGACAGCATCGGCTGGGTGGACAAGGTCATCTATTTCGACGGTACCACCTGGACTCTGATGGACCCTACCTTCGTCTCCAGCGGCAACCATAGCGACAGCATCATGACCTACGTAACCAACGACAGCAACTATACCGCCAAGTACGCCTATTAACCGCCGCCGTGCCGTTCGAAAAATGTGAGGGCCGCTGCTCTCAGCGGCCTATTGCCTTGGCATCTCCGTCCCACCCACCAGAAAGATAGAACCAACGGGGGCCTCGCGGATATCGCGAAGCCCCCGTTCTAAAGGGAGATGGATTATGAAGGAGCAAGCAAAAGCAGCGTCTGCCCCCACGAACGACGAGCTGTCTGTCTTCTGCAGTCAGCTCGCCCTGATGCTTCAGGCGGGCATCGGCTTTGAAGAGGGTGTGGAGCTCCTGGAAAAGGACGCAGGCACCCCCCGGGTCAAGGCTTTGCTGGGGCAGATCGGGGCCCGGCTCAGCCAGGGGATCCCCCTGTCCGCCGCTCTGGCGGAGACCGGGGCTTTCCCCGCGTACTTGCTGCGCATGGTGGAGATCGGACAGGCCGCCGGACGGCTGGAGCAAGTGCTCTTCGCCCTGGGGACCTATTACCAGAGGGAGGCGGACACCGGGCGGAGCTTGCGCCGGATGGTGGCTTACCCCGCCGTCATGGCAATTCTCATCGCGGTGGTCTTCCTGGTGCTGGTGGCCCGGGTGCTCCCCGTGTTCCAGCAGGTCTTCGCCCAGCTGGGCATGAGCTTGGACCCGGCCGCCCAGGCCCTGTTGCAGGTGGGGTCTGCGGGCAAGTATGTGGCGGGTGTCCTCGCTGTGACACTGGCCCTGGGCGCCGTGGCGCTGCTGTACCTCTTCTGGGGGGAGGGCGGCTCTGCCTCTTTTACCCGCCTCTTCTCCAGGACCGATGCTGCCAAGGCGCTGGACCGCAGCCGTTTTGCCTCCGCTATGGCGCTTATGCTCTCCAGTGGCCTGCCCCTGGATGAATCCATGTCCCGCACCTGCCAGCTCCTGGAGGGCTCTGCCCTCTCCCCGGTGCTGGAGGACTGTCGGGCTAAGATGGACAGGGGCATCGACTTTCCCCGCGCCGTTGAGGGAATTTTCCCTCCCCTCCAGATCGGCCTGCTCTCAGCCGGTTTTAGGGCCGGGGTCTCCGACCAGACGATGGAGACCCTCTCCCGCCGCTGCCAGACAGAGGCTGACGAGGCTCTCGCCCGGCTGCTGAGCCGGTTTGAGTATGGCCTGGTCATCGCCCTGTGCGCGGCGGTGGGGCTGGTGCTTCTGGCGGTGATGCTCCCCCTGTTGGGGGTCCTCTCCGCCATCGGGGGGTAGCGGTATGGGCCGCACAAAACCCTTTTGGCGGCGGATCATGCCCCTGCTGGTTCTACTCGCCGTGCTTCCCCTGGCCTTCCTGTGGGCGAGCGGGGAGGTGGGAGGCCGAGCCGACCAGGAGGCCCTGGCGCTAGCCGAGCGGTCGGTCCGCCGGGCGGCGGTGCAGTGTTACGCGCTGGAGGGCTTTTATCCCACAGACGTGGGCTATTTAGAGGCACACTACGGCGTGACGGTGGACGGGGCCTACTGGGTGGATTATCAGTATGTGGCCTCCAACCTGATGCCGGACATCACCGTGCTGCCCATCTCGTAAAGGAAAGGGGGACACCTCATGCCGGGATCCTCGACTCAGGGCCGCACCCTGCGCGCCGCCGTCACGGTGGTGCTCTGCGCCCTCTTCTTCCTGCTGGCCATGGGAGTCGTCCTGCTGGGCAGCGGGGTCTACCGGGATGCGGCGGCCGCGTCCGATGAAAACTTTACCCACCGTACCGCCTTAAGCTATGTCATCAACCAGGTCCGCCGGGGCGACGTGGCGGGGGGCGTTACCCTCGGTTCCTTCGGCGGGGGGGACGCGCTCTTTTTAAGGGAGGGCGGCTATACCACTATCCTCTACTGCTACGATGGCCAACTCCGGGAACTCTATATGGAGGACGACCTTGACCTCGCCCCAGAGGACGGCACGGCTATCCTGCCCCTGGCGGCTCTCGAGATAGCGCCGACGGACGGCTGCCTGCGCGTCACCGCCACCGGCGAGGACGGCGCGCGCTATACCGCGGACCTCTCCCCCCGCTGCGGCTGGAGTGAGGAGGTGGCGTCATGAGCGGAAACACCCGGCGCTCCGACCTCTTCCTGCTGGAGCTTGTGATCGACCTCTTCCTCTTCGTCCTGTGTGCCGCGGTCTGCGTAACACTATTGATCCATGCCCGAAGTATGAGCCGGGAGAGTGCGGAGCTGACCCAGGCGGTGTATCTCGCTCAGTCGGCGGCTGAAAAGTGGCGCGCCACCGGGGAGATCCCCATCGTCCCGAATGAAAACGGCTTTACAGGCCAATGCTTGGTAAAGGGCGAAACTCTAAACGTCGCCATCTACCAGAGCAAGCGGCTTGTCTATACGTTGGAGGGGGTGGCCGCGCCGTGAAGGATTCCTCCCCCATAGGCGTGGGCGTCGTCACCATCTTGACGGTGCTCCTCGTCCTCAGCCTCACCATCTTCTCCGCCCTCACCTTGTCCACCGCCCGTGCGGACCTGGCCCTCTCCCAGCGCAACGCCGATACGGTACAGGCTTATTATGAGGCCGACGCCCAGGCTGCCAAGCTCTATGCAGACTTTGCGGAGAGCGGCGATAGCGAGCTGGAGACCGCCATTCCCATGACCGATACCCAGTCCCTCTATCTCCACCTCACCCGTCAGGATGACGGCAGTATCCTCACCCTGGCCTGGCAGACCCAGTCGGAGGAGGAGACCGAGCTTGACGAACACCTGCCTGTGTGGGACGGCACACCACCCACCGGCTAAAGGAGCGAGGATCACATAAGATGCAGATAAAAGAAATTTTACAGCAGGCAGTGGAGCGTTCCGCTTCGGACATCATTTTGGTGGCCGGCCTTCCGGTGGCCTACAAGGTGGACGGCGTCATCCGTCGGGAGGGGGAGCGCCTTATCCCCCAGGACACCGCAGCACTGACGGCCGAGCTGTATCGCCAGGCAGAGAACCGGGATATGGCGCGTCTCTCCTCCACGGGGGACGATGACTTCTCCTTCGCCGTACCGGGCCTTTCCCGATTCCGGGTTAACGCCCTCAAGCAGCGGGGTTCCCTGGGACTGGTGATCCGGGTGGTGTCCTTCAACCTGCCCGACCGGGTGCAGATGGGCATTCCCGATAGAGTAATCGATTTTGCCACCTGCCCACACGGGCTCCTCCTTTTCACCGGCCCGGCGGGCAGCGGCAAGACCACCACACTCGCCTGCATTGTGGACACGGTGAATTCCACCCGCAACGCCCACGTCATCACCATCGAGGACCCCATCGAGTATCTGCACCCCCATAAGAAGAGCGTGGTCATCCAGCGGGAGCTCTTCACCGACACGATGAGCTACGACGCGGCTCTCCGGGCCGCACTGCGGGAGGCTCCCGATATCATCCTCCTGGGCGAGATGAGGGATGCCGAGACCATTCGGGCTGCCGTCACCGCCGCCGAGACAGGGCACCTGGTCATCTCCACCCTGCACACCATTGGCGCGGCCAACACCATCGACCGCGTCGTGGACTCCTTTCCACCCGAGCAACAGGGGCAGATTCGCACCCAGCTCGCAATGGTACTGGAGGGGGTGGTCTCCCAGCAGCTTATCCCCGGGACCGATGGGCGGCTGGTACCCGCCTTTGAGGTCATGGCCGTCACCCCCGCCGTGCGAAACTTGATCCGGGAGTCCAAGGCCTACCAGCTGGACAATACCATCGCGCAATCCGCCGCCGAGGGGATGTGCACCATGGACCAGAGCGTGCTCAGGCTGGCTCAGACCGGGCGCATCTCCGCCGAGGAGGCCATGCGCCACTGCATGAACTCTGACTGGATGCAAAAGCGGCTCTTTTCCAAGAACGTCTGACCGGGAGGCGAGGGCTCCGTGACACCACCAAAGCTCAACCAGACAACCGCCGCCCTCCGCGTCTGCGTGGACAGGGCGGAATGTGGGCGTCTCAGCGGCCGGGTCTACAGCCAGCGGCTCACCGCTCCCATCGTGTTTATCGACTTTGTAGACTTCCTCCTCCGGGTGGAGGCCGTGCTGGACGCCCAGGCGTTTCCCCAGGCATTTGAGCGCACCCGCGTCTTCCGTCCCCTATGCACCGATGGCGTCCCCGCCGCAGAGCGCATTGAGGAGGGCCTCCCCGCCGCAGCGGTGTCCGCCGCGTGGGGAGAGGTTAGCACCTTCACGCTCCACGTCGTTACCCGCCGCAACACCACTTGGCAGGGCTTTGTGGACTGGCTGGATGGCGCCCCACCCCAGGAGTATGCCAGCGTGCTGGAGCTCATTAAGCTCGTCGGTCAGCATATATTTTAAAAAGCGAGCCCCCCACCGTCAGGTGGGGGGCTTATTTGATCGGTCAGGGCTCTTCCAAGCCGTCCTCTCCGGCGCTAAGGCGCCACAGGCACCTCTTTAAGTCGATGCGGCCGTTTTCCAGGAAAGGGACGCCCTCCCCCTCCAGCATGGCCCGCTGGATCTCCCCGCCGCCAAAGGCATAAGGGGGGGCCAGCTCGCCCAGCCGGTTAACCACCCGGTGGCAGGGGAGGTCTCGCTCCGCAGGGGCATGGCTCATGGCGTACCCTACCATGCGGGGCGCGTCGGGCTTTCCCGCCATCCAGGCGATCTGCCCGTAAGTGGCCACCCGTCCCGCTGGGATCTCAGCCACCAGCGTGTAGATCCTCTTGTAAACGTCCGCGTGATTCATTGCGCTGTCCCCTTTTCTGTCAGCAGGTAATTGGTATGGGTCCCTAGGGGCCTTAAAGATCCAATGCCCGGTGGATTTCCTCCCGAATCTTTGGCATACGCTCCGCCGTGAACTGGGGATAGTCCATAAACCACTTCACGTTCAGCGGGGACGGGTGGGGCAGCACATAGGCGGGTTTGCCGCGGAGCTGGAGGTCCTCAAAAACCAGCTGCGTGAGCCCCCGCCCGGGGAAGAAAAATTCCGCCGCGATGCCGCCGATGATGATGTAGAGCGCATTGTCCACGAGAGGCATTTCCCTGGAGAGCCAATGCTCGGCGCAGACCTTGGGCGGGCGGCGGTCCCCGCCGCCCGGAGCCTTGCCGGGGTAACAGTGGGCCATGGACACGATGTAGAACCGATCGGGGTCATAAAAGACATCGTCCGAGATGTGATACCACTCTCCACGCAGTTTTCGCCCGCTGGCGTCGTTGAAGGGCCTGCCTGTCTCATGGACGGTTTTAGAGGGAGCCTGGCTGATCTGCATGATTTTGGCGCTCCTGTCCCCCAGCACGATGGGGCGGGGCTCGAACCCAAAGGTGTCCTGACAAAGACGGCACTGTCGTATCTGTACCTGCAGGCGGGCAAGCTCGTTTTCACTCTGTACTTGTTCCATATACTCCACTCCTGTCAGCCGGGAGGTGCATTCAATGTCCGACCCTTAGTAGTCGAAGGTGCGGAATGCGCCTCCTTCCCCGTACAGGAAAGAGGAGAGATGGCTCATCAATTGGCCCTCTTCAGTTAATCACACCACAAAATGGACCCCTTGGCATCGTATCTGTCCTGGAGCTTGATTTCCCTCGCGGGGTACGACGGGGATGACGGCGAAGGCCTCCAACCCGGCGGGGAGACTCGAAGCATCTCCTACAGCATCTATCCGCTCCTTCATGGGGGACCCCCCCAGCCAGACAATGCTGAGGCCATGAGCGGCGGCTTCTGGCAGG contains the following coding sequences:
- the pilT gene encoding Twitching mobility protein, with amino-acid sequence MQIKEILQQAVERSASDIILVAGLPVAYKVDGVIRREGERLIPQDTAALTAELYRQAENRDMARLSSTGDDDFSFAVPGLSRFRVNALKQRGSLGLVIRVVSFNLPDRVQMGIPDRVIDFATCPHGLLLFTGPAGSGKTTTLACIVDTVNSTRNAHVITIEDPIEYLHPHKKSVVIQRELFTDTMSYDAALRAALREAPDIILLGEMRDAETIRAAVTAAETGHLVISTLHTIGAANTIDRVVDSFPPEQQGQIRTQLAMVLEGVVSQQLIPGTDGRLVPAFEVMAVTPAVRNLIRESKAYQLDNTIAQSAAEGMCTMDQSVLRLAQTGRISAEEAMRHCMNSDWMQKRLFSKNV
- a CDS encoding conserved hypothetical protein (Evidence 4 : Homologs of previously reported genes of unknown function), with the translated sequence MTPPKLNQTTAALRVCVDRAECGRLSGRVYSQRLTAPIVFIDFVDFLLRVEAVLDAQAFPQAFERTRVFRPLCTDGVPAAERIEEGLPAAAVSAAWGEVSTFTLHVVTRRNTTWQGFVDWLDGAPPQEYASVLELIKLVGQHIF
- a CDS encoding 6-O-methylguanine DNA methyltransferase, DNA binding domain protein, with amino-acid sequence MNHADVYKRIYTLVAEIPAGRVATYGQIAWMAGKPDAPRMVGYAMSHAPAERDLPCHRVVNRLGELAPPYAFGGGEIQRAMLEGEGVPFLENGRIDLKRCLWRLSAGEDGLEEP
- a CDS encoding Uracil-DNA glycosylase family protein, producing the protein MEQVQSENELARLQVQIRQCRLCQDTFGFEPRPIVLGDRSAKIMQISQAPSKTVHETGRPFNDASGRKLRGEWYHISDDVFYDPDRFYIVSMAHCYPGKAPGGGDRRPPKVCAEHWLSREMPLVDNALYIIIGGIAAEFFFPGRGLTQLVFEDLQLRGKPAYVLPHPSPLNVKWFMDYPQFTAERMPKIREEIHRALDL
- a CDS encoding hypothetical protein (Evidence 5 : No homology to any previously reported sequences), translated to MDPLASYLSWSLISLAGYDGDDGEGLQPGGETRSISYSIYPLLHGGPPQPDNAEAMSGGFWQEVVENAVHS